CTACTGCCGCTTTCACTGCCGCTTCACCCATTTTTTGACGAATTTCAGCATCCAAAGCAGGTGAAGGGCTTTCTTCTAACAATTTTTGCAAACGGCGCTGAATTGTACAATCACGTTCTCCTAAATGAATGGCATTGCCATGTGCATCTGCCATTATTTGAATCTCAACATGGCGGAAATCTTCAACGTACTTTTCTAAGTATACACCAGGGTTTCCAAAAGCGGTACTAGCTTCTTGCTGTGTAATTTGAATTCCCTTTACAAGCTCCTCTTCATGGCGAGCAACACGAATTCCTTTTCCTCCACCACCAGCTGTCGCTTTAATAATAACAGGATATCCAATTTCATTTGCAAGTTCGATCGCTTCTTCTATGTTTTTAATAATACCTTGTGAACCCGGTACAATCGGAACCCCTGCTTCTTTCATTGTATCACGAGCAACGTCTTTTGTACCCATCTTTGAAATCGCTTCTGGGCTCGGCCCAATAAAGATTAAATTACACTCACGGCATAGTTCAGCAAAATCAGCATTTTCAGCTAAAAATCCATAGCCCGGATGAATTGCATCACATCCCGTTAACTTAGCAACACTAATAATATTTGTCAAATTCAAATAACTTTCTTTTGACATCGTTGGTCCAACACAATATGCCTCATCAGCTATCTGTACATGAAGTGATTCTTTATCTGCTTCTGAATAAATAGCAACTGTTTCAATATCCATCTCTTTACATGCACGAATAATGCGCACTGCAATTTCCCCACGATTGGCTATCAATACTTTTTTTATCATTACAAAGACTCCCTTATTACGCTTTTACAAGAAATAGCGGTTGTCCATATTCAACAAGTTGTCCGTTATTAACAAGAATTTCAACAATTTCGCCCTCTACATCTGCCTCAATCTCATTAAATAACTTCATCGCTTCTACAATACATACAACAGAATCTTTTGATACGCGATCTCCAACCATTACATATGGAGGTGCATCAGGTGAAGAAGAAGCATAAAATGTCCCTACCATAGGCGATGTAATTTTATGTAGATTCTCATCTTTAACAACTTCCTTCTCTTCCTGCTTCGGAACTTTTACCTGCGCTGCTGCCGCTGTTGTTTCTACTTGTACAGCTGGAGCCGCTGCTTGCATAACTGCTGGTGCTTGCCCTACCACTACTTCGTGACCGCGTTTTTTCATTTTAATTGTTGTACCATCTTTTTTGTATTCAAATTCATCAATATTAGAGCTATCAATTAATTTAATTAATTCACGAACTTCCTGAATTTTAAACATATAAAACCCACTCCCATACTCTTGTTTGTCTCGTTTTTACAGTCGTCCTATGAGAAATAAGCGATTCGCTGTAAAAATACGATGCATTCTACTGGAAACATTCTCTTTCAAAATGTACCAATAGAAAGATTGACTAGTTCCATCTTACGATAAATATTTTCAACATTCCAACTTATATTTCTTTATTATAAGTCGAAACTCCTGTAAAAATATAATTTCAATTAATATTTTATCACCTAGTAATAATACCAAGTTTCACATGAAATTGGCAAGACCACTTCAAAAAAAAAGGCTGTTTTCTTATCTATAAAAGAATGAAATGACATAATGTTTCCCATATGAATCGTATTTATAAATGTACGAAAATATATTTTACTAAATATTATTTTTTCGTTTACAAACCGTTTAGTCTTCCTCCATATAAAAATAGTATGTTCAAAGGGAACGAAAATATTGTGTAGCGAGGTGCCGAAATATGATTTGGCTCATTCTATTTCTACCGGCTGTAACCGTTTGGGTCATTGTTACTTTTGTTCATATCAAATCTGTGGAAAGCAACCATCATTACCACGAACCTATTATTTTCCACTCTCAACGTATCCCTCCGTTTCGGATTGAAGAAGACCATACGAATGAAATGGAAAAAAGCTATCGAAAACGATAGCTTTTTTCCATTTCTCTCTGCCTTACCATCCACCTTTGATTACTTAACAGGATCAAACTTTACACCTACATCCTTCGCTCCAGCTTCACTTCGTACAAGTTGAATAATTTTATTTGCTTCTTTTTTCGAATGCTTTGCCGCTTTCACTGTTACTTTAATATCAGTTCCATCTGCTCTTACAAGGGCATCTTTATAACCCCCTTGCGATTTAATAACTGTTTCCAATAAGCTTTCCTTTGTCTCCATTGTAGTAATTGCATCAAAACTATCTTTCGCTTTGCTCTTTTCCTCTGCAGAAGATTTCGATGAATTAATTACATTTTGTAATTTTTCTTTCTCAGCACTACGCTGGTCTTCCATTTGCATACGAAGAGCTGTAAAATTCTCATCATTCGATTCAACAGTTACATTTCCTTCCTGTTTACTCGTTTCTTTATTACCATTATCTTTTTTCTCTGTTTCTTTACCCGCAGTTTCTTTTTTCTCTGTTTCTTGATTTGTCGTTTCTTTCGTTCCTTCTTTTTCAGCGTTTTGCTTTTCTTGTCCAATTTTTTCACTTGCTGTTGGTGTTACATTATTCATTTTCTCTGGTGTTGTTACATAATAAACAGATAAAACAACAACTAGACTTAACATCGTCAATAACCAAACTGTTTGTTTTTTCAACATTTCACTTCCCCCTTAACCTTTTTTTGGTAACACAGCAACGCGGTGTGCTGGAACATCTAACATGCGCGTTACTGCTTCTTTTACCATTGATTTAATTTGTATATTATCCACTCCCTTTGCCACGACAAGAACACCGCGTACTTTCGGCTTTTCTGTGCGCAAAACAATAGGAGTTTCTTTATCCCCTTCACGGATAATCACTGTTTTCTCGTCTGTTGACTCGTCCTCCACCTCTCTTTTCCCTCCCGTTTTATCTGTTTCTCCGGTTGTTTGGGATCGTTTTACAATATTTTTTTCGAGTATTTTTTGTTCAGAGGAGTCAAGATTCACTTCAATTGATACTTCTTTTACACCTGTAATATCTTCTAACGAAGACTTTAATTCTTGTTCGTATGCTTTTTCATATTTTTCTACCACAGACATACTATCGTTATTCTTTTGTCCAAAAGTAGGTACATCTTTCTCTGTCTTTTGACTTGTCTGTTCTTTAAAAACTGGCACTTCTTCTTTCTTCGGTTGAAAGAAATTACTAGAGAACATAAGCAAGATTCCAAGTATAAGTAGGACAAGCAAAAATTTTGGTGTTACCTTTTTTCCCTTCTCCCTATCTTCTTTCTCCTCTCCCTTAAATAAGTTGCGAAAAAATGAGAACTTTGTCCCCTTATCGTTTTTGTCCATTTCCTCTACCTGTCCCTCCTTCCATTTGAACTTGGATTTGTTTATCCTCTAGCT
The window above is part of the Bacillus cytotoxicus NVH 391-98 genome. Proteins encoded here:
- the spoIIIAG gene encoding stage III sporulation protein AG → MDKNDKGTKFSFFRNLFKGEEKEDREKGKKVTPKFLLVLLILGILLMFSSNFFQPKKEEVPVFKEQTSQKTEKDVPTFGQKNNDSMSVVEKYEKAYEQELKSSLEDITGVKEVSIEVNLDSSEQKILEKNIVKRSQTTGETDKTGGKREVEDESTDEKTVIIREGDKETPIVLRTEKPKVRGVLVVAKGVDNIQIKSMVKEAVTRMLDVPAHRVAVLPKKG
- the accC gene encoding acetyl-CoA carboxylase biotin carboxylase subunit, which gives rise to MIKKVLIANRGEIAVRIIRACKEMDIETVAIYSEADKESLHVQIADEAYCVGPTMSKESYLNLTNIISVAKLTGCDAIHPGYGFLAENADFAELCRECNLIFIGPSPEAISKMGTKDVARDTMKEAGVPIVPGSQGIIKNIEEAIELANEIGYPVIIKATAGGGGKGIRVARHEEELVKGIQITQQEASTAFGNPGVYLEKYVEDFRHVEIQIMADAHGNAIHLGERDCTIQRRLQKLLEESPSPALDAEIRQKMGEAAVKAAVAVDYTGAGTVEFIYEYKTKSFYFMEMNTRIQVEHPVTEMVTGMDLIKEQIRVASGEKLSLQQEEVQFNGWAIECRINAENPAKKFMPSPGKVEMYLPPGGLGIRVDSAVYPGYSIPPYYDSMIAKLIVHGKTREEAIAKMKRALSEFVIEGVHTTIPFHLQLLNHPDFVKGEFNTKFLEEHELVTQ
- a CDS encoding SpoIIIAH-like family protein, with the protein product MLKKQTVWLLTMLSLVVVLSVYYVTTPEKMNNVTPTASEKIGQEKQNAEKEGTKETTNQETEKKETAGKETEKKDNGNKETSKQEGNVTVESNDENFTALRMQMEDQRSAEKEKLQNVINSSKSSAEEKSKAKDSFDAITTMETKESLLETVIKSQGGYKDALVRADGTDIKVTVKAAKHSKKEANKIIQLVRSEAGAKDVGVKFDPVK
- the accB gene encoding acetyl-CoA carboxylase biotin carboxyl carrier protein, translated to MFKIQEVRELIKLIDSSNIDEFEYKKDGTTIKMKKRGHEVVVGQAPAVMQAAAPAVQVETTAAAAQVKVPKQEEKEVVKDENLHKITSPMVGTFYASSSPDAPPYVMVGDRVSKDSVVCIVEAMKLFNEIEADVEGEIVEILVNNGQLVEYGQPLFLVKA